The genome window TGTTGAAAGATATTTCTTTAGACGAGAAAAACCCTGAGAGGTCCACCAGGGTCGGAGCAGATTTAGAAGAGAGGATCAAGAAGGACCTCATCTGTTTcttaaggaaaattattgatGTATTTGCTTGGAGTCATGAGGACATGCCGGGTATAGACCCTGGTGTCATTACCAACTGTTTGAATATGTATCCTTCCTCTAAGCCAGTACGACAGAAGAAAAGGGTATTTGCTCCTCAGAGACAATGCTATTAAAGTAGAAGTGCAGAAGTTGACCATAGCAAAGTTCATTCAAGAAGTTTATTATCCAAACTGGCTGGCCAttgtagtaatggtcaaaaagGCAAATGgtaagtggagaatgtgtgtagactttaCCGATTTGAATAAGGCTTGCCCTAAGGATAGCTACCCATTGCCTCGCATTGACCAGTTGGTAGATTCCACTGCAGGACACAAGCTGCTTAGCTTTATGGATGCTTTCTctggatacaatcagataaggatGAACGACACagatcaagagaagacatccTTTGTCACAAGCCAAGGCTTATTctgctataaggtgatgcccttcggtttAAAGAACACTGGGGCAACTTATCAGAGGTTGGTTAACCACATGTTTCGTCCACAAATTGGGTGAAATGTAGAAGTatatgtagatgacatgctaGTGAAGAGTCAGGACGAGGGAAAGCATTTGGACGACCTGTAGGAAACGTTTGACACACTTAGGCAGTATAACATAAGGTTGAACCCCAGCAAGTGTGCTTTCGGAGTGTCATCCGGAAAATTCCTGGGGTTCATGGTGTCACATAGAGGGATTGAAGCAAATCTAGACAAGATCCAAGCAATACTGAACATGGAACCTCCACAGAATGTCAAAGAAGTCCAGTCTCTTATCAGACGAGTTGCTGCCCtcaacaggtttgtctctaaagctactgataaatgtttgccattttttaaggtaCTTAAAAAAGCATTTGAGTGGACAGAAGAGTGTCAAAAAGCCTTCCAAGACTTGAAAATCTACCTCACTACGACTCCTTTACTAAGTCCATCTGTGCTGGGAGAGGAGTTGTATTTGTACTTAGCAGTTACTTCGTATGCCGTTAGTTCAACATTGATAAGGGAGGAAGGAAAAGTGCAAAAGCCTGTGTACTATACAAGCAGAGCGCTAAAGGGAGCGGAAGGACAATATCCGCTAATAGAGAAACTGGCTTTTGCATTGATAACGGCTTCCAGGAAGCTAAGGCATTACTTCCAAGCTCATGTGATCAATGTCATGACCGATCATCCGCTCAAGAAAGCAATGAACAAGCTAGAAGCTGTAGGATGACTGATCCAATGGGCTGTCGAGCTTAGTGAATTTGATATCAGATATCAACCAAGGCATGCAATAAAAGCTCAAGCCCTTGCAGATTTCATTGCAGAGTTCACTCTGAGTTATGAAGACTTAAGCGAAGTGGAGAATAGAAAGAAATGGATCATCCATGTGGATGGATCATCTACACAACATGCAGGAGGAATAGGAGTTGTTTCATTatcctcggaaggagataaatTGATGCACAAGATTCGTCTGCAGTATCAaacaaccaacaatgaagctgaGTATGAAGCCCTTATTAAAGGGTTGGAATTGGCCAAATCTGTAGAAGCAGAATCAATACTCGTCTTGGGAGACTCTCAATTAGTCATAGGCCAAGTAAATGAGACATGTGAAGCCAAAGAAGAAcgaatgaagaagtaccttaATAAGGTGGTATGCCTTGTAAAGAAGTTTAAGGAAGTTGATTTCTTTCAGATCCCTAGAGAAGAAAACATGGAAGCAGATGCTTTAGCAAAAGAAGCCTTCGCAAGTGAAGTAGTGGACGAGTTTAATGAAATTCAATACCTGCTCGGCATAGACTTTCCAGAGGTGCATCAAACAGAGGGagaagaaaattggatgactccAATAATATCATACTTGAAAGACGGAACGCTTCCAGAAGGAAAAGACGAGGCTAGGAAGCTCAGAGTCAGATCAGTGAGATACGTCCTCATGAACGAGGCGCTGTACAAAAGGGGTTTTTCACAACCTTATCTAAGGTGTTTAGCTCCAGACAAGGCCAACTATGTATTGAGGGAGGTTCATGAGGGAGCATGTGGCAACCATTTAGGAGCCAGGTCATTTGTCCACAAAGTCGTCCGTGCAGGCTACTATTGGCCAAACATGCAAGCTTATGTCAAGGTCTGTGATCAATGCCAACGATTTAGTAATGTCTCCAGACAACCATCAGAATATCTCACCCCGATTATGACCCCATGGCCTTTTACACAATGGGGGCTAAATATCTTGGGTCCCTTCCCACTTGGGATGAGGCAGATGAAATTTTTGGTGGTGAGtattgattatttcaccaaatgggtagaggcaGAACCCTTAGCAAGTATCACGCAACAAAATGTCAAGAGTTTTgtttggaagaacattgtatgcaggTTTGGGGTGCCCAGAGTCCTAGTGTCTGACAATGGACGAAAATTTGACAATGCACTTTTCAGGGACTTTTGTGAACATTTCGGAATtcaaaatcattattcctcACCCGCCCATCCTCAAGCAAACGGTCAGGCTGAAGTTGCAAACCGATcattgttgaaaatcatcaagactcggcttgagaGGGCAAAGGGAGTATAGCCAGATGAACTACCAGGTGTTTTATGGGCATAAAAAATGACGGTGAGAACCCCTACGAGGGAAACTCCTTTCAAACTGGCCTATGGAAGCAAAGCGGTCATACCTACAGAAGTGCACATGGCCAACCACAGGGTGACGATGTATCAGAATAAGGATAATGATGAGTAACTCCGTTTAAATCTCAATCTAATAGATGAGGTAAGGGCAGACGCAGAACATCGGGTAGCAAGGTATAAAAACCTAATGGCTAAACGGTATGATGCGATGGTGAAGCCGAGGCGATTCAACATAGGAGACCTCGTCCTGAAAAAGGTTTCCTTGGCAACCAAGAACCCGGCCCATGGGAAACTGCGGCCTAATTGGGGAGGACCTTATAGAGTTATCAACtataaaaggcaaggatcctactacttgGAGGCCCTGGACGGGTGAAAATCGGAACATCCTTGGAATGCTGAGCACCTGAGGAGGTACTATCAGTAGAAGCGCTACTCTGGACGAGTGTTACTATGGACGAGCTTGGAGCTTGTTTGTCTACTTATATTCTACTTATGTTTAATAATGCAGCTACTTTATTATTTGTGTTGTGATTATGAACAAAGTTATGGATATGTTTGTATTTATAAAACTCTCTGTGAAGGCATTTGCTTCTAAGATATGCCTCGTTTGTGAACAATATTTGTGACATGTACATAATGTTGTGTGAATCTTAGTTTCTATGCTATTTTTCGTACAAATTAGTTCACAAGACGGCTGAACAGCCCATGACGAGAAAATTCTTTGGACGCGGAGATGTAACGTCAATAAGCTTTCCTAAGGGCAAAGCAAGGCATGCTCGTCCAAGTAATGGACGAAGGAAAGGGCAAAGCAAAGGCATGCTCATCCAAGTAATGGACAAAGTGAAACCTTAACTTCCCCGAGCAAAACAACAAGTTCAGAGAATGTTCATCCATATAACGGATGGGATAAAGCATAATGCACTTCCAACACATGGATGAGAAAATGCATAAGCAACTGTTTAATTTATATTGATTAAGATGCATACTAAAGCAATCCAATTTATAAACGAGTGCAAAGTTGTCTCATATTCATTAAAGGTGAAAACTAGCTAAGTTTAAGGACGAGTAATGTTGGTAATCACCATTTCATCAAGACGAGTTATACTTGTGGAATTCAAATACTTTTTAAGAAGGAATTACTTCTATGGATGagtaaaaatttgaaacaagatAACATCACAAATAACTTTCATCCATACCATAATAGAAAAGAAAGTCAAGCAATTGTTTAAGGGCAGACAACCAATGTCCAAACACCCTTGAAAAGTAAAGCCAATTGCTGATGGCTTGTCCTAAAACTATGGACGAGCTTAGTGTACTTGAATTATAGTGACAGGTCCCAAGACCAAGGACCAAACAAAACTtaagaaaaatacatataagaatataaagatgatcaaaatattaaaagctCGTCTTCAGGCAGAAGGGGCGTCAGTGTTTTGGTCGTCCTGGTGTGGCTGAGTTGTAGCATCGTCCTTTATATTGATGTCTTCTGAACTCATATGGAGGAGGGAGCTTGTAGGAGCACCACTAAGATTGAGCTTGATAGAACTGAAGTCAATGTTAGGGAAGTTCTCCACGGCGTCCATCCTGAAGTTCTCAAACCCAGCTGCATAGTTGGTATCCAGTAAGTCTGTAAATTGCTTGGATACCTTAAACTCCGTAACTGCACCTTCCTTGGCTTTCTTAAGAAGAGCACTCAGCTCGTCATTCTTCTTCTGTAAGTGGTCAAGATGAGTGTCCTTCTCCACAACATCAGTCTTCAGCTCTTCAATTTGGTTTTGTAGCTCCTTTGCCTCTTCATTGGCCTTAACAGCTATCTCAGCCCACCATTTACTCTCGTCTTTCACCTCCTTGATC of Quercus lobata isolate SW786 chromosome 8, ValleyOak3.0 Primary Assembly, whole genome shotgun sequence contains these proteins:
- the LOC115956741 gene encoding uncharacterized protein LOC115956741, whose translation is MVKKANGKWRMCVDFTDLNKACPKDSYPLPRIDQLVDSTAGHKLLSFMDAFSGYNQIRMNDTDQEKTSFVTSQGLFCYKVMPFGLKNTGATYQRGIEANLDKIQAILNMEPPQNVKEVQSLIRRVAALNRYQPRHAIKAQALADFIAEFTLSYEDLSEVENRKKWIIHVDGSSTQHAGGIGVVSLSSEGDKLMHKIRLQYQTTNNEAEYEALIKGLELAKSVEAESILVLGDSQLVIGQVNETCEAKEERMKKYLNKVVCLVKKFKEVDFFQIPREENMEADALAKEAFASEVVDEFNEIQYLLGIDFPEVHQTEGEENWMTPIISYLKDGTLPEGKDEARKLRVRSVRYVLMNEALYKRGFSQPYLRCLAPDKANYVLREVHEGACGNHLGARSFVHKVVRAGYYWPNMQAYVKVCDQCQRFSNVSRQPSEYLTPIMTPWPFTQWGLNILGPFPLGMRQMKFLVVSIDYFTKWVEAEPLASITQQNVKSFVWKNIVCRFGVPRVLVSDNGRKFDNALFRDFCEHFGIQNHYSSPAHPQANGQAEVANRSLLKIIKTRLERAKGV